One Olsenella sp. oral taxon 807 DNA segment encodes these proteins:
- a CDS encoding TetR/AcrR family transcriptional regulator, whose translation MVGIGGGGRGVANTRDAIVAAARREFLSKGFHEASLRSIASEAGVTTGAIYGYFSSKEALLGAAVGNVGEGLCKLCQRAFVEFESRSIEERSFSNMGAYEEHVQLRIIDYIYDHHDEFSLIAQHPVATRWERDLDCLVELEVRSTRAYGSELRAAGWDVRDPNPLVLEVIARQFFQALLQPIVRGVGREEARAFIMEYGRFYYEGARALMEPQGSAAGGVQASQDS comes from the coding sequence ATGGTCGGCATAGGGGGTGGCGGACGGGGCGTCGCGAACACGCGAGATGCCATCGTCGCCGCCGCGCGGCGAGAGTTTCTCTCCAAGGGATTCCATGAGGCGTCGCTGAGGTCCATCGCCTCAGAGGCGGGTGTCACGACCGGCGCCATCTACGGGTACTTCTCCAGTAAGGAGGCCCTTCTTGGCGCGGCGGTCGGCAACGTGGGCGAGGGACTTTGCAAGCTGTGCCAGCGGGCCTTCGTCGAGTTCGAGTCACGCTCCATAGAGGAGCGCAGCTTTTCCAACATGGGTGCCTACGAGGAACACGTCCAGCTGCGTATCATCGATTACATTTATGACCATCACGACGAGTTCTCCCTCATAGCCCAACATCCCGTCGCGACCAGGTGGGAGCGCGACCTCGATTGCCTTGTCGAGCTTGAGGTAAGGAGTACGCGGGCATACGGATCTGAGCTGCGCGCGGCGGGCTGGGACGTACGAGATCCAAACCCCCTCGTGCTGGAGGTCATTGCGCGTCAGTTTTTTCAAGCGCTCCTCCAACCTATCGTGCGGGGTGTGGGGCGAGAGGAGGCGCGCGCCTTCATTATGGAGTACGGTCGCTTCTACTATGAGGGGGCTCGTGCGCTGATGGAGCCGCAGGGATCGGCAGCTGGTGGCGTGCAGGCGTCGCAAGACTCGTGA
- a CDS encoding ATP-binding cassette domain-containing protein — MATTATTLAAAASTAATARGGTAAATNATKVAPLVARKLGKSFGSRIVLSDLDLTLAQAAVMAVMGPSGSGKSTLLNILGLLEEPTSGTLTINGEPAPRINSGRATHMRRDYINYLFQTNALVTNRSVADNLLIGMHYAKASRAEQAEQIRRALQAVGLKGSERTRVNVLSGGEQQRVAIARCMLKPGNVVLADEPTGSLDRRLAHEVFGLILSMREHLGKSIVVVTHDLEIARRCDEVLDIAHPR; from the coding sequence ATGGCTACCACCGCTACCACCCTCGCCGCCGCTGCCAGCACCGCCGCTACCGCCCGAGGCGGGACTGCTGCCGCCACCAACGCCACCAAGGTGGCCCCGCTTGTCGCAAGGAAGCTGGGGAAGAGCTTCGGCTCTCGCATTGTGCTCAGCGACCTCGACCTTACGCTCGCCCAGGCGGCGGTCATGGCCGTCATGGGTCCCTCGGGCTCGGGCAAGTCTACGCTGCTGAACATCCTCGGCCTGCTCGAGGAGCCCACGTCCGGCACGCTGACCATCAACGGGGAGCCCGCGCCGCGCATCAACTCGGGTCGCGCCACGCACATGCGAAGGGATTACATCAACTACCTGTTCCAGACCAACGCGCTCGTCACCAACCGCAGCGTTGCCGACAACCTCCTGATTGGCATGCACTATGCCAAGGCGAGCCGCGCCGAGCAGGCAGAGCAGATTCGCCGTGCGCTTCAGGCGGTGGGTCTCAAGGGCAGCGAGAGGACCAGGGTCAACGTCCTCTCTGGGGGTGAGCAGCAGCGTGTCGCCATTGCCCGCTGCATGCTCAAGCCGGGAAACGTCGTCCTTGCCGACGAGCCGACCGGCTCCCTTGACAGGAGGCTCGCCCATGAGGTGTTTGGCCTCATCCTCTCGATGCGCGAGCACCTGGGGAAGTCCATCGTGGTCGTGACCCATGACCTGGAGATAGCGCGGCGCTGTGACGAGGTGCTGGACATCGCGCACCCGCGCTGA
- a CDS encoding VanZ family protein, whose product MRFLMSYSSSFATALSLWPLASLVLTVPILAFLYHRDGRLHLRATAGAYLSVLYALSLVCFTLLPLPTGNSGLGISYGIAPQLNPLGFVGDLQKDGASAIPQIVANIGFFVPLGLVFGRGFGWSLKRSMALGLLVSLLIETAQLTGLFFLYPHAYRTFDVDDLLWNVSGTAIGWSCAQALERALPSRRVEFANVTHMPSLLRRTVAFCLDMALVGVATVGTYIAARAALSLVGARPVAADLAAIAAAGLAFLAVEGIVPWLHDGSTPAGAVVRMSCQTTDRTPGRRLAFYAARLITLTSALAFAPVVIPIMAISWLLCRQMPYDFI is encoded by the coding sequence ATGCGTTTCCTCATGAGCTACTCGAGCAGCTTCGCGACCGCGCTGAGCCTCTGGCCCCTCGCCTCTCTCGTCCTGACCGTGCCTATCCTAGCCTTCCTGTATCACCGCGACGGTCGCCTGCACCTTCGGGCGACGGCGGGGGCCTACCTCTCGGTCCTCTACGCGCTGTCGCTCGTGTGCTTCACGCTTCTCCCCCTTCCTACGGGAAACTCCGGACTGGGCATCAGCTACGGCATCGCGCCGCAGCTGAACCCCCTGGGGTTTGTGGGTGACCTGCAGAAGGACGGGGCCTCGGCCATCCCGCAGATAGTGGCGAACATAGGCTTCTTCGTGCCTCTTGGCCTCGTCTTTGGCCGTGGGTTTGGCTGGAGCCTGAAAAGGTCCATGGCACTTGGGCTCCTCGTCTCACTGCTTATAGAGACGGCGCAGCTCACGGGACTCTTCTTCCTGTATCCACACGCATACCGCACCTTCGATGTGGACGATCTGCTCTGGAACGTCTCGGGCACGGCCATCGGCTGGAGCTGCGCGCAAGCCCTGGAGCGTGCGCTGCCCTCCCGCAGGGTCGAGTTTGCCAACGTCACGCACATGCCCAGCCTGCTTCGCCGCACCGTGGCCTTCTGCCTGGACATGGCGCTCGTGGGCGTCGCGACTGTGGGTACGTATATAGCCGCTCGGGCAGCCCTGTCTTTGGTGGGGGCAAGGCCGGTCGCCGCCGATCTCGCTGCGATCGCGGCCGCCGGCCTCGCCTTTCTCGCCGTCGAGGGTATCGTGCCGTGGCTGCACGACGGATCGACCCCCGCAGGCGCCGTGGTGCGCATGAGCTGCCAGACGACGGACCGCACGCCTGGGCGCCGCCTCGCGTTCTACGCGGCGCGCCTGATCACCCTGACATCGGCGCTCGCCTTCGCCCCCGTCGTCATCCCCATCATGGCCATCAGCTGGCTTCTCTGCCGGCAGATGCCCTACGACTTCATCTAA